TGGCCTTTGAAGCTCGTCCTCTCTAGCACCAGGACCTTCTCCTACAAACATTACATCTGCTTTCGGATCACCCTCACCAAAAACGACTCCTTTGCATCCTTCTCTAAGATGACAAACATTACATTTCAAAGCTTCTTCTTTTAGCTCTTCTAATGATTCATAGCTATTGTTAAAATTCATAAGATTAAGGCTCCTTTCCCTCAAAAATCATAATTTTTATTTCTCTGTTATCTTTTTTTATCCTGCATAAAATACTTCAATTCTTTATTATTAAATCTTCTTTTATCAATCTTTTTCAAAAGTCCCTTTTACAAGTAAGCTCCCATTATTAAACATAAGCCTACCACCAGAAATCACAGTTTCTATTCTTAAATCATCTTTGTTTACTATTAATATGTCTGCATCCATGTTTTTTCTTAAAATACCTTTTCCAAATAACCCTAATATCCTGGCCGGATTTTTTGTCACCACATTTAAGACATCTTGTATGTCAAGACCTTCTTCAAAAACTGCTTCCCTTACAGATTTATAAAGTGAGGTCAGTTTACCACTATAGAGGCCACACAGCACCCCATTTTCATCATAATCAGGTAGACTTCCCTGCCCATCTGATGTAAAAGTTATATTATCCAACAATACTTTTTCTTCTAATAATAGTTTTAAACCTTTACTTGCTTTAATTTCACCTTCTTTTAAAAACTGTTCAGTAGTTGTAGTTGTCATGTCTATAAAACCACCTCTACGCGCATAGTCAGCAGCTTTTTCAAATAATTCTCCCGTTCTATTTACATGAGTGGGCAAAAACTGTTCTAAAGGTAACTCAGATTCTTTAGTTAAGTTTTCAATATGTAATAAATGATCTTTACCACTACCAAGATGAAAATGCACAACTGCCTTTTTACCCGATAATATCCCACCAAGTCGTGTGGCTGAAGCTATTTTTATAAGTTCTTCTGAACTTGGATGGGATGATCTGTGGTCTGAGAGGGCAATCTCACCTACTCCAATTACTTTATCTATAAAAATTAAATCTTCCTCAATTTTTCCTGTTATCGTAGATAAAGGAAGTTGATAGGAGCCAGTATAAATAAAACTAGAAATTCCTTCTTCTTCTAGGGCTTTTGCTTTTGCATACAAGCCCTTCATATCCCTTGTGATTCCATCGGTTCCTAGACAACCTACAACAGTAGTTATACCTGCTGTGATCAAATCTGATAACTGTACCTCGGGGGTCCTTGTTTTGAATCCGCCTTCTCCACCTCCACCTGTAATATGTACATGAGCGTCGATTAACCCCGGGACAACTAGCTTATTTTTTGCCTGTATTACTTCCT
The Natranaerofaba carboxydovora genome window above contains:
- the iadA gene encoding beta-aspartyl-peptidase, with protein sequence MIKVIKGGEVYAPGYLGQKDILILGEKIGAIEDRIDLDTNLKSIIGKEVIQAKNKLVVPGLIDAHVHITGGGGEGGFKTRTPEVQLSDLITAGITTVVGCLGTDGITRDMKGLYAKAKALEEEGISSFIYTGSYQLPLSTITGKIEEDLIFIDKVIGVGEIALSDHRSSHPSSEELIKIASATRLGGILSGKKAVVHFHLGSGKDHLLHIENLTKESELPLEQFLPTHVNRTGELFEKAADYARRGGFIDMTTTTTEQFLKEGEIKASKGLKLLLEEKVLLDNITFTSDGQGSLPDYDENGVLCGLYSGKLTSLYKSVREAVFEEGLDIQDVLNVVTKNPARILGLFGKGILRKNMDADILIVNKDDLRIETVISGGRLMFNNGSLLVKGTFEKD